TGTGAGCGGTTGTGAGCGGTTGTGAGCGGTTGTGAGCAGTTGTTAGCGGTTGTGAGCGGTTGTGAGCGGTTGTGAGCGGTTGTTAGCGGTTGTTAGCGGTTGTGAGCTGTTGTTAGCGGTTGTTAGCGGTTGTGAGCGGTTGTGAGCGGTTGTTAGCGGTTGTGAGCGGTTGTGAGCTGTTGTTAGCGGTTGTTAGCGGTTGTGAGCGGTTGTTAGCGGTTGTTAGCGGTTGTGAGCGGTTGTGAGCAGTTGTTAGCGGTTGTGAGCGGTTGTGAGCGGTTGTTAGCGGTTGTGAGCGGTTGTGAGCGTCGCTGTTCGGTCCCCGACGGCCCAAGTGGTTCGGTACCGGTCCTTCTCTccttctcgtatcccagctcttagtctgtctcatatcacaGCTCTTAATCTGTTAGTTTAAGAGCTGAGAGGTTCCAAAAGTTACCCCtggtcaccagaggtcatcagaggtcactagaggtcaccagaggtcaccccAGGTCACCAGTGGTCACCTCAGGTCACCACAGGTCACCTCAGGTCACCACAGGTCACCTCaggtcaccagaggtcatcagaGGTAATGAGAGGTCACCTCaggtcaccagaggtcaccagAGGTCACCTCAGACcaacacaggtcaccacaggtCTCCTCAGGTCACCTCAGGTCACCAGGGGTCAACACACGTCACCACaggtcaccagaggtcaccaaAGGTCACCTCaggtcaccagaggtcaccacAGGTCACTAGAGGTCACCTCAGGTCACCTGAGGCCAGGCGACAGCCGTCCTACCAAACATATTTGGCCAGGAATCAGGTGAGAATGTTGACAGCGTGACAGCTAGAGTGACACCTGGCCGGCCTTGATGAGCCGGCCGTCATGGACAACACCTCTCAGTATTCATAGCTCAAGTCCACCTTACTCAAGTCCAATAATGTCCAATGTCAAGTCCAGTAAAGTAGACTTCAGTGTAGTGAAGTGTATACACCACACGgcatcactgcactacaccacaccacaccactacaacacaccacaccacacaccacacactacaccacactaccacaccacaccactccacactaccacacaccataccacacaccacaccacacaccacaccacactaccacacaccactaccacacaccacaccaccccactacaccacaccacaccacaccacaccacacaccactaccacacatcacaccacaccacacactacaccactaccacacaccacaccacacactacaccactaccacacaccacaccactaccagacaacacactaccacaccacaccacaccataggccagacccacaccacacactacaccactaccacacaccacaccacacactacaccactaccacacaccacaccactaccacacaacacactaccacaccacaccacaccataggccagacccacaccacacactacaccactaccacacaccacacactacaccactaccacacaccacaccacacactacaccactaccacacaccacaccactaccacacaccactaccacacaccacaccactaccacacaccacaccactactacacaccacaccacaccacaccataggccagacccacaccacacaccacaccactaccacacaccacaccactaccacacaccacaccacaccactaccacacaccacaccacaccacaccataggccagacccacaccacacaccataccactaccacacaccacaccacaccacaccataggccagacccacaccacacaccacaccactaccacacaccacaccactaccacacaccacaccactaccacacaccacaccacaccataggccagacccacaccacacactacaccactaccacacaccacaccacacaccacaccacaccactaccacacaccacaccactaccacacaccacaccacacaccacaccacaccacacactacaccactaccacacaccactaccacacaccacaccacaccataggccagacccacaccacacactacaccactaccacacaccactaccacacaccacaccacaccacacaccacaccacaccactaccacacaccacaccactaccacacaccacaccacaccacacatcacactaccacaccaccataggCCAGACCCACACAGCCTACCCGCATGTTATTGATGTGCCGTGAGAGAGTCCCCGGCCAGAGTGAGCTATGGACCTTTGACACAACCTCTGATACTGCCGATAGATGGCGCCCTCTATTATCATACCAAATGTGTCCTGTATgtgtcctaccccccccccccctgtatctGCCCCACCCGTGTCCCCGTGTCCTAGCCCCATACCAgtaccacacacaaccataccactaccacacaaccataccagtaccacaacacaaccataccactaccacacaaccataccagtaccacacacaaccataccAGGTTCCTCTGACTTCCACTATATATTAAGAAATGAACTGTCAGAACAACTGGGCACATTATCGGCAGCTGcgacccctcactctccctctcttgaACTTGTTGGTTAAAACTGTTAACAGGTTTGGAGTGGGggcggtggagggggggggcaggtgtggggggtagTTGAAGGGGGGTATTGACGGTGGGAGGGAAAGTGGAGGGGTAGTTGACAGTGGAGGGGGTGGAAAgtctatttgaaactgtgtatggagtcagcctccactacatcactgcctaatgcattccatttattaactactctgatattGAGATTTtgtttaatgtctctgtgggtcatgtgggtactcagtttccatctgtgttcccttgttcgtgtgctcctttgtgttaaataatgtTCTTATCTatcctgttaattcctctgagaattttatatgttgtaatcatgtcttctctggctcttctgtctttcagtgccgtgaggtgtgtgtgtgtgtgtgtgtgtgtgtgtgtgtgtgtgtgtgtgtgtgtgtgtgtgtgtgtgtgtgtgtatgtgactatatgtgtctgcagaatcgagatatttagctcttggaccccgcctttctgaccAATTTatatttcctctattatgtctgctacatatatttctctctaacacacacacacacacacacacacacacacacacacacacacacacacacacacacccacacacacacacgcacccccccccccacacacacacacacacacacacacacacacccacacacacacacgcaccccccccccccacacacacacacacacccacacacacacacccacacacacacacacacacacacacacacccacacacacacgcaccccccccccccccacacacacacaccctgcggcCCGACATCCTACTCGATAAATCTAAATTATTGAGTGCTAGTAACAGTAACAAAATGCTATTGAAGACCAACCCGCGTTGTTTGACATTACGAACACTGATACACACTCACAGTCGTTAAGTGCCACTTGAGGCACTTACACCTCACCTGCCGCCTCTCGTAACTACCAATTCACTTAAGAGGCCCTCATAAGTCTCTTACAATTAACAAGTGCACAAAAGTTGGCATTTCTTGCGCTCGCGGTGTTGCCAGTGTGGAGAGTTTTGTTTTTTTCTACCTCGAGGTGAATTGTGATATTTCGAGTAGTTAAGGCAAGTAATTGGTGGTATGCAGTCTACAGCCATTGGAGCCGTCTTGTAACTATGCACTGATGGTTTGGAAACGGCCTGATGGATGAGGTAAATGATTGAGTAGTTTAACCTTCGGGTGGTTGAGGAGATAGTTCATTCATCTTAAAGATCAAAGTGACGGTCATCTGTCTACACTGACAGTCTAACTGTCACGCTGCTCTGGTGACTGTTCACTTCACTATCAAAACAATTACATTTCACTATTTTGCaccatatatataaacaaaacaatgtttttgttaatttgtttattgtgtgtgtgtgtgtgtgtgtgtgtgtgtgtgtgtgtgtgtgtgtgtgtgtgtgtgtgtgtgtgtgtgtgtgtgtgtgtgtgtgtgtgtgtgtgtgtgtctgtgtgtgtgtgtgtgtgtgtgtgtgtgtgtgtgtgtgtgtgtgtgtgtgtgtgtgtgtgtgtgtgtctgtgtgtgtgtgtgtgtgtgtgtctgtgtgtgtgtgtgtgtgtgtgtgtgtgtgtgtgtgtgtgtgtgtgtgtgtgtgtctgtgtgtgtgtgtgtgtgtgtctgtgtgtgtgtgtgtgtgtgtgtgtgtgtgtgtgtgtgtgtgtgtgtgtgtgtgtgtgtgtgtgtctgtgtgtgtgtgtgtgtgtgtgtgtgtctgtgtgtgtgtgtgtgtgtgtgtgtgtgtgtgtgtgtgtgtgtgtgtgtgtgtgtgtgtgtgtgtgtgtgtgtgtctgtgtgtgtgtgtgtgtctgtgtgtgtgtgtgtgtgtgtgtctgtgtgtgtgtgtgtgtgtgtgtgtgtgtgtgtgtgtgtgtgtgtgtgtgtgtgtgtgtgtgtgtgtgtgtgtgtgttgagagccgGGACCCAAGAGCTATGGTTCATCCCTCAAGCATCCCTGGGagcctggtcggccgagcggacagcacgctggacttgtgatcctgtggtcccgggttcgatcccaggcgagaaacaatggggcagagtttctttcaccctatgccaccatgttacctagcagtaaaataggtacctgggagttagtcagctgtcacgggctgcttcctgggggtggaggaggcctggtcgaggaccgggccgcggggacactaaaaagccccgaaatcatctcaagataacctcaagataaccaacaaACACATAGGAATTAACAATCACCATATAGCAATTGTTTGTGATCTATAGACTCAACAAAtaaaatacaacaacaacaaaacgatCTATAACAGTTCTATCATTGTATAATAACAGCCTCGTTGAACACCGGTCCCTTAATGATCTATAATTACCGGATTACCTCCGGATGTAACAATGgttgtaggtggggggggggccttagtggctccccccccccccacacactgtggCAGACCACCACAGTCTGGTGGATCATGGTATGGAAGCCAGGGTAAAATAGGAACTATCGGTTGTGAATCCTAAACTGAGTTCCACAATTTCCATTACGTTATCCACAACTACTCGCTGTGTAGTTAAAGATAACAACTGATATCCTACTAAAGATAACAACTGATATCCTACTAAAGATAACAACTGATATCCTACTAAAGATAACAACTGATGTCCTACTAAAGATAACAACTGATATCCTACTAAAGATAACAACTGATATCCTACTAAAGATAACAACTGATGTCCTACTAAAGATAACAACTGATATCCTACTAAAGATAACAACTGATATCCTAAACTGATATCCTACTAAAGATAACAACTGATATCCTACTTGCAACTTGCAATCTTTAGACACATTTTCCCAACTTTAAAATTTCCGAAAGGCTCATTAGAGTTCAACGTTGCTTGCTTCTGCATCACTATTGTACCCATTCTCTAACgacgttatcttcttgaggttatcttgagatgatttcgggggctttagtatccccgcggcccggtcctcgaccaggcctccaccccccaggaagcagtccgtgacagctgactaactcccaggtacctatttactaaaaACTTTATACACCCTAAACACAAAATTTTCTTCACTTATAAATAATTAATGACTTACAATATAAGTCCACTTTAAGGGAAAATGTGAAAATTTGTCCTGAATATTATGTCCATGTCTGGAaggctatgtgtgtgtgtctatcaTCCGCTCTTCTCTGTAATGAAACAAATCTTCAGCTTACTTCTGAACCTACTGATGCACGCCTGAGTTCAATACTCGAGGTTGCTGTAGCCGAGAACTGGAAATGTTAATTAATACACTGTATTATAAGTATTTTTTATTAtaagtattatattatattattatataagtaTTATATGTATTATAAGTATTGTATTATATGTATTAAAAGTATTGTATTATATGTATTAAGGCTATAAGGACCATTTTACTATCATTATCAATAGTAATTTCAGTCTTCCACGCATCATAGAGACCAACATGATATCTTACTATAGCAAAGTGATAACAGCAAACGGAGATAACCAAGTAAAAAAAGCAGGTTAAAACAAAAGATTAAAACACAGTAAATAAAAATCATTTTCAAGGGAAATTTTTTAAATCTGATCAATAAAACTGTTGTGAGAAGTACCAAGAATCAGGACAAAACTGAGTCCAGCTGCTGTTGGTGATAGTGAGGACGACCTCtggggggtggtgatagtgaggacgACCTCTGGGGCCGGTGATAGTGAGCACGACCTCTGGGGCCGGTGATAGTGAGCACGACCTCTGGGGCTGGTGATAGTGAGGACGACCTCTGGAGCTGGTGATAGTGAGGACGACCTCtggggggtggtgatagtgaggacgACCTCTGGGGCCGGTGATAGTGAGCACGACCTCTGGGGCCGGTGATAGTGAGCACGACCTCTGGGGCTGGTGATAGTGAGGACGACCTCTGGAGCTGGTGATAGTGAGGACGACCTCTGGGGCCGGTGATAGTGAGGACGACCTCTGGGGCCGGTGATAGTGAGCACGACCTCTGGGGCTGGTGATAGTGAGGACGACCTCTGGGGCCGGTGATAGTGAGAACGACCTCTGAGGATGGTGATAGTGAGCACGACCTCTGGGGCCGGTGATAGTGAGAACGACCTCTGAGGATGGTGATAGTGAGCACGACCTCTGGGGCTGGTGATAGTGAGGACGACCTCTGGGGCCGGTGATAGTGAGAACGACCTCTGAGGATGGTGATAGTGAGCACGACCTCTGGGGCCAGTGATAGTGAGGACGACCTCTGGGGCCGGTGATAGTGAGCACGACCTCTGGGGCTGGTGATAGTGAGGACGACCTCTGGGGCCGGTGATAGTGAGCACGACCTCTGGGGCCGGTGATGGTGACGACGACCTCTGAGGCCGGTGATAGTGAACACGACCTCTGGGGCCGGTGATAGTGAGAACGACCTCTGGGGCTGGTGATAGTGAGCACGACCTCTGGGGCTGGTGATAGTGAGGACGACCTCTGGGGCCGGTGATAGTGAGCACGACCTCTGGGGCCGGTGATAGTGAGAACGACCTCTGGGGCTGGTGATAGTGAGCACGACCTCTGGGGCCGGTGATAGTGAGGACGACCTCTGGGGCCGGTGATAGTGAGCACGACCTCTGGGGCTGGTGATAGTGAGCACGACCTCTGGGGCCGGTGATAGTGAGAACGACCTCTGAGGATGGTGATAGTGAGCACGACCTCTGGGGCCAGTGATAGTGAGGACGACCTCTGGGGCCGGTGATAGTGAGCACGACCTCTGGGGCCGGTGATGGTGACGACGACCTCTGAGGCCGGTGATAGTGAACACGACCTCTGGGGCCGGTGATAGTGAGAACGACCTCTGGGGCTGGTGATAGTGAGCACGACCTCTGGGGCTGGTGATAGTGAGCACGACCTCTGGGGCCGGTGATAGTGAACACGACCTCTGGGGCCGGTGATAGTGAGAACGACCTCTGGGGCTGGTGATAGTGAGCACGACCTCTGGGGCTGGTGATAGTGAGCACGACCTCTGGGGCTGGTGATAGTGAACACGACCTCTGGGGCCGGTGATAGTGAGAACGACCTCTGAGGATGGTGATAGTGAGCACGACCTCTGGGGCTGGTGATAGTGAACACGACCTCTGGGGCCGGTGATAGTGAGAACGACCTCTGAGGATGGTGATAGTGAGCACGACCTCTGGGGCCGGTGATAGTGAGAACGACCTCTGAGGATGGTGATAGTGAGCACGACCTCTGGGGCTGGTGATAGTGAGGACGACCTCTGGGGCCGGTGATAGTGAGAACGACCTCTGAGGATGGTGATAGTGAGCACGACCTCTGGGGCCAGTGATAGTGAGGACGACCTCTGGGGCCGGTGATAGTGAGCACGACCTCTGGGGCTGGTGATAGTGAGGACGACCTCTGGGGCCGGTGATA
Above is a window of Procambarus clarkii isolate CNS0578487 chromosome 11, FALCON_Pclarkii_2.0, whole genome shotgun sequence DNA encoding:
- the LOC138363647 gene encoding serine/arginine repetitive matrix protein 2-like; the encoded protein is MGASYSETGLTGRRHYHWPQRSCSLSPAPEVVFTITSPRGRLHYHQPKRSCSLSPAPEVVLTITSPRGRLHYHQPKRSCSLSPAPEVVLTITGPRGRAHYHRPQRSCSLSPAPEVVLTITSPRGRSHYHRPQRSSSLSPAPEVVLTITILRGRSHYHRPQRSCSLSPAPEVVLTITILRGRSHYHRPQRSCSLSPAPEVVLTITSPRGRAHYHQPQRSFSLSPAPEVVFTITGPRGRAHYHQPQRSCSLSPAPEVVLTITGPRGRVHYHRPQRSSSPSPAPEVVLTITGPRGRPHYHWPQRSCSLSPSSEVVLTITGPRGRAHYHQPQRSCSLSPAPEVVLTITGPRGRAHYHQPQRSFSLSPAPEVVLTITGPRGRPHYHQPQRSCSLSPAPEVVLTITGPRGRVHYHRPQRSSSPSPAPEVVLTITGPRGRPHYHQPQRSCSLSPAPEVVLTITGPRGRAHYHHPQRSFSLSPAPEVVLTITSPRGRAHYHHPQRSFSLSPAPEVVLTITILRGRSHYHRPQRSCSLSPAPEVVLTITILRGRSHYHRPQRSCSLSPAPEVVLTITSPRGRAHYHQPQRSFSLSPAPEVVFTITGPRGRAHYHQPQRSCSLSPAPEVVLTITGPRGRVHYHRPQRSSSPSPAPEVVLTITGPRGRPHYHWPQRSCSLSPSSEVVLTITGPRGRAHYHQPQRSCSLSPAPEVVLTITGPRGRAHYHQPQRSFSLSPAPEVVLTITGPRGRPHYHQPQRSCSLSPAPEVVLTITGPRGRVHYHRPQRSSSPSPAPEVVLTITGPRGRPHYHQPQRSCSLSPAPEVVLTITGPRGRAHYHHPQRSFSLSPAPEVVLTITSPRGRAHYHHPQRSFSLSPAPEVVLTITILRGRSHYHRPQRSSSLSPAPEVVLTITGPRGRPHYHRPQRSSSLSPAPEVVLTITSPRGRAHYHRPQRSCSLSPAPEVVLTITTPQRSSSLSPAPEVVLTITSPRGRAHYHRPQRSCSLSPAPEVVLTITTPQRSSSLSPTAAGLSFVLILGTSHNSFIDQI